A window of the Mauremys reevesii isolate NIE-2019 linkage group 26, ASM1616193v1, whole genome shotgun sequence genome harbors these coding sequences:
- the LOC120391802 gene encoding uncharacterized protein LOC120391802 isoform X2 has product MAAEEPCASPTLAPEEPPASTTLATEEPPAITTLATEEPPASPEQELSECATNTSSSAYSCGASSSSVGSGSPVFEGSLFGDTPSAQVSWGEEEEEEEDLSPITVIEQHLQGRAELVADRAKQLRFLHTVPRLCFSAHKQGRDTLEPPVSSAPRGEHWGEWDPVLGPWGEGARHGRKR; this is encoded by the exons ATGGCAGCTGAGGAGCCCTGCGCCAGCCCGACCCTGGCCCccgaggagcctcccgccagtaccaccctggccacggaggagcctcccgccattaccaccctggccacggaggagcctcctgccagcccagaaCAGGAGTTGAGCGAGTGCGCAACAAACACCAGCAGCTCCGCATACTcctgcggggccagcagctcctccgtggggtctggcAGCCCTGTGTTTgaaggctccctctttggag acacccccagtgcccaggtatcgtggggtgaggaggaggaggaggaggaggatttgtcCCCCATCACAGTGATCgagcagcacctccagggcagagctgag CTGGTGGCGGACAGGGccaaacagctccgcttcctccACACTGTGCCGCGTCTCTGCTTCTCGGCACACAAGCAGGGGCGGGACACCCTGGAGCCCCCGGTCTCCAGCGCCCCTCGTGGAGAGCATTGGGGTGAGTGGGACCCCGTGCTCGGCCCCTGGGGCGAGGGAGCCAGACATGGGAGGAAGCGTTAG
- the LOC120391802 gene encoding protein SON-like isoform X1, translating into MAAEEPCASPTLAPEEPPASTTLATEEPPAITTLATEEPPASPEQELSECATNTSSSAYSCGASSSSVGSGSPVFEGSLFGDTPSAQVSWGEEEEEEEDLSPITVIEQHLQGRAEVQKSPSCAATQSVLLLVPSPPRQGGLSQRIPHPQWGGHISSVIWHPKVETFVPHRPRFPLPADTIPVTTPCLCRATLVPGRGRLSLSNPMEVLSPGAGLGWAGRSLCNRLSLPPPHS; encoded by the exons ATGGCAGCTGAGGAGCCCTGCGCCAGCCCGACCCTGGCCCccgaggagcctcccgccagtaccaccctggccacggaggagcctcccgccattaccaccctggccacggaggagcctcctgccagcccagaaCAGGAGTTGAGCGAGTGCGCAACAAACACCAGCAGCTCCGCATACTcctgcggggccagcagctcctccgtggggtctggcAGCCCTGTGTTTgaaggctccctctttggag acacccccagtgcccaggtatcgtggggtgaggaggaggaggaggaggaggatttgtcCCCCATCACAGTGATCgagcagcacctccagggcagagctgaggtacaaaaatcccccagctgcgctgccacccagtctgtcctgctccttgttccatccccacccaggcaggggggcttgtcccagagaatccctcacccccaatgggggggtcacatctcctctgttatctggcaccccaaagtggagacatttgtcccacacaggccaaggttTCCGCTCCCCGCAGACACTATCCCAGTTACAACCCCATgtctgtgcagggcgacactggttCCGGGAAGggggcggctttccctgtccaaccccatggaggtcctgagccctggagctggtttgggtTGGGCGGGGAGGTCCCTATGTAACAGGCTCTCTCTCCCGCCACCCCACTCCTAG